From a single Clostridiisalibacter paucivorans DSM 22131 genomic region:
- a CDS encoding ABC transporter ATP-binding protein, with protein sequence MGEISKIFAYAKDYKNKTYLSVFLATISAFIGIIPYYLVYKIIMEFIGEGTVTISYVLVMSVLILISMLMKSFLFFGAMAASHEAAYDTLMGMRKKLADKMIKMPMGEINKKSSGSYKNIFVELIEEMELILAHMIPEGISNIVVPIAVLIYLFVLDWRMALLSLGTIPIGMIVYKFMMRGSDDKLKHYFKASNDMNSNIVEYIGGMEVIKIFNQTTTSFKKYTDSVRNYKKFTLDWYKESWVYMTAFFTIVPCTMLFVVPFGALFYAKGTISLSVYVLCMLLSMGLGGPLSRIAEFTEYIAMLTQKSKIIEDLFDSQELVETDENIRPKNYDISFNNVTFAYDKQDVLNDVSFKAKEDTVTALVGPSGSGKSTLAKLLIRFWDIEKGQIKIGDVNIKDISFERLMDAISYVSQDIYLFNTSIMDNIRMGKQGASNEEVIRVAELAQCHDFIMELENGYETFVGDTGNKLSGGQKQRISIARALLKDAPIIILDEATAFTDPENEDKIQEALNSLIGGKTLIVIAHRLSTIVDANNIILIDNGKVSAQGTHEQLLEKSEIYASMWKAHTDTMDWDIKVKGAEI encoded by the coding sequence ATGGGGGAAATATCAAAGATTTTTGCTTATGCTAAAGATTACAAAAACAAAACATATCTATCAGTTTTTTTGGCCACAATAAGTGCTTTTATTGGGATTATACCTTATTATTTAGTGTATAAAATTATTATGGAATTTATAGGAGAGGGTACTGTTACAATTAGCTATGTGTTGGTTATGTCAGTGCTTATTTTAATAAGTATGCTTATGAAATCATTTTTATTTTTCGGAGCTATGGCTGCTTCTCATGAGGCTGCATATGATACCCTTATGGGAATGAGGAAAAAGCTTGCTGATAAGATGATAAAAATGCCTATGGGTGAAATTAATAAGAAAAGTTCGGGTAGTTATAAGAATATTTTTGTAGAATTGATAGAAGAAATGGAGCTGATATTGGCACATATGATACCAGAAGGTATATCTAATATAGTAGTTCCCATAGCAGTTCTAATATATTTATTTGTCCTTGATTGGAGAATGGCACTATTGTCATTGGGTACTATTCCAATTGGAATGATTGTATATAAATTTATGATGCGAGGAAGTGATGATAAACTTAAGCATTACTTTAAAGCATCTAATGATATGAATTCAAATATTGTTGAATACATAGGTGGTATGGAAGTGATTAAAATATTTAATCAGACTACTACTTCTTTCAAAAAATATACAGATTCAGTTAGAAATTACAAGAAATTTACTCTTGATTGGTACAAAGAATCATGGGTATATATGACTGCTTTTTTTACTATTGTACCTTGCACTATGTTGTTTGTAGTACCATTTGGTGCATTATTCTATGCGAAAGGGACTATTTCTTTAAGTGTGTATGTTTTGTGTATGCTATTATCTATGGGGTTAGGTGGTCCTTTAAGTAGAATAGCAGAGTTCACAGAATATATTGCCATGTTAACTCAGAAAAGTAAAATTATAGAGGATTTATTTGATAGTCAAGAGTTAGTAGAAACTGATGAAAATATACGCCCAAAAAACTATGATATATCTTTTAATAATGTCACCTTTGCATATGATAAGCAAGATGTATTAAATGATGTAAGTTTTAAAGCTAAAGAAGACACAGTAACAGCCCTTGTAGGGCCTTCTGGTTCTGGAAAATCTACACTAGCAAAGTTATTAATTAGATTTTGGGATATAGAGAAGGGTCAAATTAAAATAGGGGATGTGAATATAAAAGACATATCTTTTGAAAGGTTAATGGATGCTATAAGTTATGTATCACAAGATATTTATCTCTTCAATACCTCTATTATGGATAATATAAGAATGGGAAAACAGGGAGCTTCAAATGAAGAAGTGATACGAGTAGCTGAATTAGCCCAGTGTCATGATTTTATTATGGAACTTGAAAATGGATATGAAACCTTTGTGGGAGATACTGGGAATAAGCTTTCTGGAGGACAAAAGCAAAGGATATCAATTGCCAGGGCATTACTTAAAGATGCACCTATTATAATTCTCGATGAGGCAACTGCATTTACTGACCCTGAAAATGAAGATAAGATACAAGAAGCACTAAATAGTTTAATCGGTGGAAAGACCCTTATTGTAATAGCACATAGATTATCTACAATAGTAGATGCAAATAATATAATTTTAATAGATAACGGCAAAGTATCGGCTCAAGGAACCCATGAACAGTTACTTGAAAAATCAGAAATCTATGCTTCTATGTGGAAAGCACATACAGATACTATGGATTGGGACATTAAAGTAAAGGGGGCCGAAATATAA
- a CDS encoding helix-turn-helix transcriptional regulator, whose amino-acid sequence MNDIRKEVFVSKFSKEKNIEGNKMIYNILPEYGEGMFIIYEIIQGMYLSFNNLNIKNKIRNKTNSNFSSPVIKIDYCLDGSYISNCPCNRICIVKKGNTAYYVGTKNFIDVDFKGKRYQSISIFCYLDEVTNAIKKTLGISKKKIEYYYRNIMCRKNFLIVKTDPNILYKLNQIYNDIKDNNIELIKIRTIELFLLEINNYEDYKGKQERYYQKSTINKVHHIRDFIEENMQEHMTIDNLSNRFNISSTKLKQCFKDINGMGPYAYLKKYRMQTASELLSDSDYNILEIANMIGYSNQSKFSASFKKTFGITPLKYRKMQ is encoded by the coding sequence ATGAATGATATAAGAAAAGAAGTATTTGTAAGCAAATTTTCAAAGGAAAAGAATATAGAGGGGAATAAAATGATATATAATATATTACCTGAATATGGTGAAGGTATGTTTATCATATATGAAATTATTCAGGGAATGTATTTATCTTTTAACAATCTTAACATCAAAAACAAAATTAGAAATAAAACAAATAGTAATTTTTCTAGTCCTGTTATAAAGATTGATTATTGTTTAGATGGCAGTTATATTAGTAATTGTCCCTGTAACAGAATATGTATTGTAAAAAAAGGAAATACTGCATACTATGTGGGGACTAAAAATTTTATAGATGTAGATTTTAAAGGAAAAAGGTATCAATCTATTAGTATTTTTTGCTATTTGGATGAGGTTACAAATGCCATTAAAAAAACCCTAGGCATATCAAAGAAAAAGATTGAATACTATTATAGAAATATTATGTGTAGAAAAAATTTTTTAATAGTAAAAACTGATCCAAATATTTTATATAAACTTAACCAAATATATAATGATATAAAAGATAATAATATTGAGTTAATTAAAATTAGGACTATTGAACTTTTTTTATTGGAGATAAATAATTATGAAGACTATAAAGGTAAACAAGAGAGATATTATCAGAAATCAACTATTAATAAAGTCCATCATATAAGAGATTTTATAGAAGAGAATATGCAAGAACATATGACTATAGATAATTTATCTAATAGGTTTAATATTAGCTCGACAAAATTAAAGCAGTGTTTTAAAGATATAAATGGTATGGGACCTTATGCATATCTCAAAAAATATCGTATGCAGACAGCTAGTGAGCTTCTTTCTGATAGTGATTATAATATTTTAGAAATTGCCAATATGATAGGGTATTCAAATCAGAGTAAATTTAGTGCTTCTTTTAAAAAAACTTTTGGGATAACTCCATTGAAATATAGAAAAATGCAATAA